A section of the Effusibacillus lacus genome encodes:
- the rpmC gene encoding 50S ribosomal protein L29 gives MKAKDLRDLSTAEIEHKVNALKEELFNLRFQLATGQLENPMRIREVRKDIARAKTILRERELGIG, from the coding sequence ATGAAAGCTAAAGATCTTCGAGATTTGTCCACCGCGGAAATTGAGCACAAAGTAAACGCTTTGAAGGAAGAGCTTTTCAATCTGCGTTTCCAGTTGGCTACCGGTCAATTGGAGAATCCGATGCGGATTCGCGAGGTTCGCAAAGATATTGCCCGCGCAAAAACCATCCTCAGAGAACGTGAACTCGGGATTGGATAA